The proteins below come from a single Halomonas binhaiensis genomic window:
- a CDS encoding antibiotic biosynthesis monooxygenase: MSTQPVTLMVARRVALGRYQDFMHWLDEGRELAADFPGYLGSGILAPPPGDDQYQIIFRFQDDRTLARWEHSASRRAWLSRGTGLFESPQEQRASGIDGWFSAPGPRTPPRWKQAIAIWLAFFPVSLLFQMVFGEALASLPLLPRILANTLMLTPVMVFFFIPLVTRLLAPWLQAQSGRKLRLRARRG, from the coding sequence ATGTCGACACAACCCGTTACCTTGATGGTGGCTCGCCGCGTAGCTCTTGGGCGCTACCAGGATTTCATGCACTGGCTGGACGAGGGCAGGGAGCTTGCTGCCGATTTTCCCGGCTACCTGGGCTCCGGCATTCTGGCGCCGCCGCCTGGCGACGACCAATATCAGATCATCTTTCGCTTCCAGGATGACCGGACCCTGGCCCGTTGGGAACACTCAGCATCCCGTCGGGCATGGTTGAGCCGTGGAACAGGGCTGTTCGAGTCGCCCCAGGAACAGCGAGCAAGCGGCATCGATGGATGGTTTTCCGCGCCGGGCCCGCGAACACCTCCGCGCTGGAAGCAGGCCATTGCCATCTGGCTGGCATTCTTCCCTGTATCGCTGCTGTTCCAGATGGTGTTCGGTGAAGCCCTGGCCAGCCTGCCACTGCTGCCTCGGATTCTGGCCAATACCCTGATGCTGACACCAGTGATGGTGTTTTTCTTCATCCCCCTGGTGACACGACTTCTGGCGCCCTGGTTGCAAGCCCAGTCTGGACGCAAGTTGCGTCTGCGAGCCAGGAGAGGATGA
- a CDS encoding PTS fructose-like transporter subunit IIB, with protein MNVILISTCPNGTATSYLAVERLKPAAEALNWHIDVELHSSLARVEPLSADAIKDAELVIAVGDQLPDAGRFIGKRLYRASLQEVLPEPETFLQRASREAEAFSGDAFSGGASPTVARGSKNTDGKLNIVAVTACPTGVAHTFMAAEALAEAGRSLGHKVRVETQGSVGAQDQLSDEEITAADLVILACDIEVNADRFAGKRIYRTSTGNALKKSRQTIESAAAEALVESEGATGQAGDRSEAAKSFKEKGVYKHLLTGVSFMLPMVVAGGLLIALSFVFGIEAFEEEGTLAAALMQIGGGTAFKLMVPVLAGYIAYSIADRPGIAPGMIGGLLAADLGAGFIGGILAGFLAGYTAKAIIRYVKLPPSVESLKPILIIPLLASLVTGLVMIYIVGTPVAGILSALTAFLKSMGSTNAVLLGALLGAMMCFDLGGPVNKAAYTFGVGLLASETYAPMAAIMAAGMVPAIGMGIATFVARNKFAVAEREAGKASFVLGLCFITEGAIPFAAKDPLRVIPASMLGGALTGALSMLFGAQLMAPHGGIFVLLIPNAITPVMWYLLAIVAGAVVTGLGYAALKRSEAAPMAITVNS; from the coding sequence ATGAATGTGATACTGATCAGTACCTGTCCCAATGGTACTGCCACGAGTTACCTGGCAGTGGAACGTCTCAAGCCGGCTGCCGAGGCGCTGAACTGGCACATTGATGTGGAGCTGCATTCGAGTCTGGCCAGGGTTGAACCTCTGTCGGCCGATGCCATCAAGGACGCGGAGCTGGTCATTGCCGTAGGAGACCAGCTTCCTGATGCCGGCCGCTTTATTGGCAAGCGGCTGTATCGAGCCAGTCTCCAGGAGGTACTGCCCGAACCTGAGACCTTTCTCCAGCGTGCCAGCCGTGAGGCGGAGGCTTTTTCCGGGGATGCTTTTTCCGGGGGGGCTTCTCCAACGGTTGCCAGAGGCTCGAAAAACACGGATGGCAAGCTCAACATTGTCGCCGTGACAGCTTGCCCCACTGGCGTCGCGCATACCTTCATGGCAGCCGAGGCCCTGGCCGAAGCCGGGCGCAGCCTGGGGCACAAGGTTCGAGTGGAAACCCAGGGGTCGGTAGGTGCTCAGGATCAATTGAGTGACGAAGAGATCACGGCCGCGGATCTGGTCATCCTGGCCTGCGACATTGAAGTCAATGCAGACCGGTTTGCTGGCAAGCGCATCTACCGCACGTCCACGGGCAATGCGTTGAAGAAGTCACGCCAGACCATAGAGAGCGCCGCTGCCGAAGCCCTGGTGGAAAGTGAGGGGGCTACAGGCCAGGCCGGAGATCGGTCCGAGGCCGCCAAGAGCTTCAAGGAAAAGGGGGTCTACAAGCACTTGCTGACCGGGGTGTCCTTCATGCTGCCGATGGTGGTGGCTGGAGGTCTGCTGATCGCCCTGTCGTTTGTCTTCGGCATCGAAGCTTTCGAGGAAGAAGGCACATTGGCTGCCGCCTTGATGCAGATCGGCGGAGGCACTGCCTTCAAGTTGATGGTGCCGGTACTGGCCGGTTATATCGCCTATTCCATTGCCGACCGCCCCGGCATTGCACCCGGCATGATCGGTGGACTGCTGGCAGCGGACCTGGGTGCTGGTTTCATCGGTGGCATTCTGGCCGGCTTTCTCGCCGGTTACACCGCCAAGGCCATCATACGCTACGTCAAATTGCCGCCCAGTGTGGAGTCGCTCAAGCCGATTCTGATCATTCCACTACTGGCCAGCCTGGTGACGGGGCTGGTGATGATCTACATCGTCGGTACGCCGGTGGCAGGTATCCTGAGTGCGCTGACCGCCTTCCTCAAGAGCATGGGCTCCACCAATGCCGTGCTGCTGGGGGCATTGCTCGGTGCCATGATGTGCTTCGACCTTGGTGGCCCGGTCAACAAGGCAGCCTATACCTTTGGTGTGGGGCTGCTGGCCTCGGAAACCTATGCTCCCATGGCCGCGATCATGGCGGCGGGCATGGTGCCGGCGATTGGCATGGGCATCGCCACCTTTGTGGCACGTAACAAGTTCGCGGTTGCCGAGCGCGAAGCGGGCAAGGCCTCCTTCGTCCTTGGTCTTTGCTTCATTACGGAGGGGGCTATCCCCTTTGCGGCCAAGGATCCGCTGCGGGTAATTCCTGCCAGCATGCTGGGTGGCGCCCTGACAGGTGCCTTGTCCATGCTGTTCGGAGCTCAACTGATGGCACCGCATGGCGGCATATTCGTGCTGCTGATTCCCAACGCCATCACGCCAGTGATGTGGTACCTGCTGGCTATCGTTGCGGGGGCCGTCGTGACCGGGCTGGGTTATGCCGCGCTCAAGCGTAGCGAAGCCGCTCCCATGGCAATAACCGTCAACAGCTGA
- a CDS encoding 1-phosphofructokinase family hexose kinase: protein MRVMTISPNPALDLSISLDSLRLAELNRAQSIELQAAGKGVNTARVLVSLGHQVTVTGFLGADNDAAFVRAFSDMGAEDYFLRIPGATRINTKLSEANGNVTDINAPGLEVDEHSWRRLIEHIEARLAYERPDALMIGGSLPPGLPPSAMGSMVKRLRAYGVPLWVDTSGAALNAAVSAGANAVKPNREELAEWAGQPIADEDALHQAALSLYGQGIEETVVSDGARGVTWVSARGVWQALPPKVAVANTVCAGDTLFAAMLHAVLSGMNPDEGLRLATALSAEAVRHVGVGDMTASDFSDLLDDTRVRRLNDVVAGGALA from the coding sequence ATGAGGGTGATGACCATTTCTCCCAATCCTGCCCTGGATCTTTCGATATCTCTGGACAGTCTTCGTCTCGCTGAACTCAACCGGGCTCAATCCATCGAGCTTCAGGCAGCAGGCAAGGGAGTCAACACGGCCAGGGTCCTGGTATCTCTGGGACATCAGGTAACGGTCACCGGCTTTCTTGGTGCGGACAATGATGCGGCTTTTGTCAGGGCATTCTCGGACATGGGCGCAGAGGACTACTTCCTGCGCATTCCGGGGGCCACTCGGATCAATACCAAGCTAAGCGAAGCGAATGGCAACGTCACCGATATCAATGCACCGGGGCTGGAAGTGGATGAACATAGCTGGCGGCGTCTGATCGAGCATATCGAAGCCCGCCTGGCCTACGAACGTCCTGATGCTCTGATGATTGGCGGCAGCCTGCCTCCGGGTCTTCCTCCCTCGGCGATGGGCAGCATGGTGAAGCGCCTGCGGGCCTATGGCGTGCCGCTTTGGGTGGATACCAGTGGTGCGGCGCTGAACGCAGCAGTGAGTGCCGGGGCCAATGCCGTCAAGCCCAACCGAGAAGAGCTGGCTGAATGGGCTGGGCAGCCGATCGCTGACGAGGACGCACTGCATCAGGCGGCGCTCTCATTATATGGCCAAGGCATCGAAGAGACCGTGGTATCCGATGGCGCAAGGGGTGTGACCTGGGTTAGTGCCCGGGGCGTATGGCAGGCCTTGCCGCCCAAGGTGGCTGTCGCCAACACCGTGTGCGCTGGCGACACCCTGTTTGCCGCCATGCTGCATGCCGTGTTGTCGGGCATGAATCCTGACGAGGGATTGCGTCTGGCCACTGCGCTATCTGCCGAAGCTGTTCGCCACGTAGGTGTTGGCGATATGACAGCCAGTGATTTTTCCGACCTTCTTGATGACACCAGGGTGCGTCGTCTCAATGACGTCGTGGCCGGGGGAGCACTAGCATGA
- the cra gene encoding catabolite repressor/activator — MTLAEIARLAGVSRTTASYIVNGKAKERRIRQDTIDRVMTVVREHGYRVDAQAAALRRGSSRILGLIVPDLENSSYARLAKHLERGARAQGYQLLIVGSDDRPDSERELALSLRAQRCEALIVASCLPQTDTFYSELMDSGLPIIAVDRGLAAERFASVVSNDAEAAQRLTRSVIGPTVKKVLWMDAVPHLSITSERRSGFEAALADAGHEVECTLLSAEHYAREEGARIFRDYLEQNGLPDALITASYTLLEGVLDTLLAQGGLPPRLAMASFGDNRLLDFLPLPVNSAVQDHETIARHALALAMEAINGEYRPQRVVIPRHPRWRLPPAASA, encoded by the coding sequence ATGACATTGGCCGAGATCGCGCGACTGGCTGGTGTTTCACGTACCACGGCCAGCTATATCGTCAATGGCAAGGCCAAGGAGCGACGTATTCGCCAGGACACCATCGACCGGGTCATGACGGTGGTCAGGGAGCACGGTTATCGCGTGGATGCCCAGGCCGCAGCCTTGCGGCGCGGTTCCAGCCGTATCCTCGGTCTGATCGTTCCGGACCTGGAAAACAGCAGTTATGCTCGCCTGGCCAAGCACCTGGAACGGGGCGCTCGTGCGCAAGGCTATCAGCTGCTGATTGTCGGCTCTGATGACAGACCCGACAGTGAGCGAGAACTGGCCTTGTCGTTGCGCGCCCAGCGCTGCGAGGCACTGATCGTCGCCAGTTGCCTGCCGCAAACCGATACGTTCTACTCCGAACTGATGGACAGCGGGTTACCCATCATTGCCGTGGACCGGGGTCTGGCCGCAGAGCGCTTCGCCAGTGTCGTCAGCAACGACGCAGAAGCTGCGCAACGGCTGACCCGCTCGGTCATCGGTCCGACAGTGAAGAAAGTCCTGTGGATGGATGCTGTGCCACATCTTTCCATCACCAGCGAGCGCCGTTCCGGTTTCGAGGCCGCGCTGGCCGATGCTGGTCACGAGGTGGAGTGCACACTGCTCAGCGCCGAGCATTATGCGCGCGAGGAAGGCGCCCGCATCTTCCGCGACTACCTTGAGCAGAACGGCTTGCCCGATGCCCTGATCACCGCTTCATATACGCTGCTCGAAGGGGTGCTGGACACGCTACTGGCCCAAGGAGGTCTTCCCCCTCGCCTGGCCATGGCCAGCTTTGGCGACAACCGGCTGCTGGATTTCCTGCCCTTGCCGGTGAATTCGGCCGTACAGGACCATGAAACGATTGCCCGGCATGCACTGGCATTGGCCATGGAAGCGATCAATGGAGAGTACCGGCCACAACGCGTGGTCATACCTCGCCACCCACGTTGGCGCCTGCCGCCGGCTGCCAGTGCGTGA
- the ptsP gene encoding phosphoenolpyruvate--protein phosphotransferase — MLTLSSNDIVLGCQAETWQHALDAAFDTLCAAGLVDQGYRHGLSDREAQSSTWLGNGIAIPHGTPESRDAVLKTGVRVLQFPKGVEWHDGNRVHVLVTIAAQSDEHLDILRSLTHVLDQEGIAERLASAESAEAVAELLSRPVVQARLDRDTLCLRHDAKDLLDLGLAGAQRLRRLGLVDTSFVSALLEQRPTSLGKGLWLYAVEHGVQAPGLAVVTPSAPIHEGETPVEMALCFAAQGEASRSLLTSVLSLLDADSSPREWDAEQVLACLAGETSGTTSRRARVLNAHGLHARPAKVLVQKARDTGVPIQVRLTEGNGQPVSASSLTKVISLGARRGQELVFSARGEGADAALDALIAAVTDGLGEQVVPFEEGRAPRRQPATPQAERPRAPEADTPIMAVAASPGLAVAPLFVLRTPDFFYPETASDAAEQRRRLHSAMEEGVAQLQALVAGTAGGEVANILSMHQEMLSDPELIQAAEEGINEGQSAEAAWWQAIDTAARAQEQLADRLLAERAADLRDVGRRVLGVLCAVELPQPPDSPYILVTDDIGPSDVARLDTQRVRGILTARGGATAHSAILARALGIPAVVGAGAGILALEDGNELLLDGEGGQIVIAPSAQRRERFLKRMEEREQLAAKAWDARFEPAQTRDGVRVEVAANLGNTAHAGDAVSRGAEGVGLLRTEFLFMSHADMPDVETQEQEYRVALDALDGRPLVARTLDVGGDKPLAYWPLPQEDNPFLGLRGIRLALTRPQVLRDQFTALIRAANGRPLRIMLPMVKDVAEFRAAKAIFDEVAEEQGKVLDGDTLQLGVMIEIPSSALLAGTLAPDVDFFSIGTNDLTQYTLAIDRGHPELSAQSDGLHPAVLRLIELTVNAAHAHGKWVGVCGELASDRLALPVLLGLGVDELSVSARQVPMVKERMRGFDMQQAREQARQALEQPTAEAVRDMLESLS; from the coding sequence ATGTTGACGCTCAGCTCCAACGATATTGTGCTCGGTTGTCAGGCCGAGACATGGCAGCACGCGCTGGATGCGGCTTTCGATACCCTTTGCGCTGCCGGCCTGGTCGATCAAGGCTATCGCCATGGCCTGAGTGACCGTGAGGCACAGTCCTCTACCTGGCTAGGCAATGGCATCGCCATCCCCCACGGCACTCCCGAAAGTCGTGATGCTGTTCTCAAGACCGGTGTCCGGGTGCTTCAGTTCCCCAAGGGGGTTGAGTGGCATGACGGTAACCGAGTGCATGTTCTGGTGACCATTGCCGCCCAGAGTGATGAGCATCTGGATATCCTGCGTAGTCTCACTCATGTGCTCGATCAGGAAGGCATCGCCGAACGCCTGGCCAGTGCCGAGAGCGCCGAAGCCGTTGCCGAACTGCTGTCCAGGCCTGTGGTTCAGGCTCGCCTGGATCGTGACACCCTGTGTCTGCGTCACGATGCCAAGGACTTGCTCGACCTGGGGCTGGCAGGCGCGCAGCGACTTCGCCGCCTTGGCCTGGTGGATACTTCCTTTGTATCTGCACTGCTCGAACAGAGGCCGACGTCTCTGGGAAAGGGGCTGTGGCTCTATGCTGTCGAGCATGGTGTCCAGGCTCCTGGACTTGCCGTGGTGACGCCTTCTGCGCCCATCCATGAAGGCGAGACGCCGGTGGAGATGGCGCTGTGCTTTGCGGCACAGGGAGAGGCCAGCCGTTCATTGCTGACTTCAGTGCTGTCGCTGCTGGATGCTGACTCGTCTCCCCGGGAATGGGATGCCGAGCAGGTATTAGCCTGCCTGGCCGGAGAAACCAGTGGCACGACCAGCCGCCGGGCAAGGGTTCTCAACGCCCATGGCCTGCATGCGCGTCCGGCCAAGGTCCTGGTGCAGAAGGCCCGGGACACAGGGGTGCCGATACAGGTACGTCTGACGGAAGGCAATGGCCAACCGGTCTCGGCATCCTCTCTCACCAAGGTCATTAGCCTTGGTGCCCGCCGTGGTCAGGAACTGGTGTTTTCTGCCCGGGGAGAAGGGGCTGATGCGGCGCTGGATGCTCTGATTGCCGCAGTCACCGACGGCCTGGGCGAGCAGGTCGTTCCATTCGAGGAAGGCCGCGCCCCCAGAAGGCAACCGGCCACACCCCAGGCCGAGCGTCCCAGAGCACCTGAGGCCGATACCCCCATCATGGCCGTGGCGGCTTCTCCAGGCCTGGCCGTTGCGCCGCTGTTCGTGCTGCGTACGCCTGACTTTTTCTATCCTGAAACGGCCAGTGATGCAGCAGAACAGCGCAGGCGTCTGCACTCTGCTATGGAAGAAGGGGTTGCCCAGTTGCAGGCCCTCGTTGCAGGTACCGCTGGCGGAGAAGTGGCAAACATCCTGTCGATGCACCAGGAGATGCTGTCAGATCCTGAGTTGATCCAGGCGGCGGAAGAAGGCATCAATGAAGGGCAGTCGGCAGAGGCTGCCTGGTGGCAGGCTATCGACACGGCAGCCAGGGCCCAGGAGCAACTGGCCGACAGACTGCTGGCGGAACGTGCAGCAGACCTGCGAGATGTGGGCCGCCGCGTACTTGGGGTGCTATGTGCCGTAGAGCTGCCGCAACCACCGGATAGCCCATATATTCTGGTGACCGATGATATTGGTCCTTCCGATGTGGCGCGCCTGGATACTCAGCGTGTACGGGGAATTCTCACTGCTCGGGGCGGTGCCACCGCGCACAGTGCGATTCTCGCCCGAGCTCTGGGAATTCCGGCTGTCGTAGGGGCGGGTGCCGGTATTCTGGCCCTGGAAGATGGTAATGAGCTGCTGCTCGATGGTGAAGGTGGGCAGATCGTGATCGCGCCATCGGCACAGCGTCGTGAGCGCTTTCTCAAGCGTATGGAAGAGCGTGAGCAACTGGCGGCCAAGGCATGGGATGCCCGCTTCGAGCCAGCTCAGACCCGTGATGGTGTCAGGGTCGAGGTGGCCGCCAACCTCGGTAACACTGCGCATGCCGGGGATGCCGTCTCTCGCGGGGCGGAAGGGGTCGGCCTGCTGCGCACGGAATTCCTGTTCATGTCTCATGCCGACATGCCGGATGTGGAAACCCAGGAGCAGGAATACCGTGTCGCCCTGGATGCCCTCGATGGGCGTCCGTTGGTGGCCCGTACCCTTGATGTCGGCGGTGACAAGCCGCTGGCCTACTGGCCCCTGCCTCAGGAGGACAACCCTTTCCTTGGCCTGCGTGGCATTCGCCTGGCCCTGACTCGTCCTCAGGTACTGCGTGACCAGTTCACCGCTCTGATCCGTGCTGCCAATGGCAGGCCACTGCGCATCATGCTGCCCATGGTCAAGGATGTGGCTGAATTCCGGGCTGCCAAGGCCATTTTCGACGAAGTGGCCGAAGAGCAAGGCAAAGTGCTCGACGGCGACACCCTGCAACTGGGGGTGATGATCGAGATTCCTTCCAGTGCTCTCCTGGCCGGAACCTTGGCCCCGGACGTGGACTTCTTTTCCATCGGCACCAACGACCTGACCCAATACACCCTGGCCATCGACCGTGGCCATCCTGAACTGTCTGCCCAGTCCGATGGCCTGCATCCTGCGGTACTGCGCCTGATCGAGCTGACCGTCAATGCTGCTCATGCTCATGGCAAGTGGGTAGGGGTATGCGGCGAACTGGCCAGCGATCGTCTGGCACTTCCAGTGTTGCTGGGGCTTGGCGTCGATGAACTCTCTGTCAGTGCTCGTCAGGTCCCCATGGTCAAGGAGCGCATGCGTGGTTTCGACATGCAACAGGCCCGTGAACAGGCTCGCCAGGCACTGGAACAGCCCACGGCAGAAGCGGTGCGTGACATGCTGGAGAGCCTCTCATGA